In Pseudoalteromonas carrageenovora IAM 12662, the following proteins share a genomic window:
- a CDS encoding TatD family hydrolase has product MIVDSHCHLDRLDFDKLDLNLDQVLDKARAKQVEHFLCVSVTLDQFPSMLDKIKHYDDVSASCGVHPLDQKDALNKQQLIDLASHQKVVAIGETGLDYYYSKDTHAVQQASFVGHIEVANELQKPLIIHTRDAREDTINLMREHKAENCGGVLHCFTEDWDMAKKAIDMGFYISISGIVTFKNAVELKEVVKQIPLDRLLIETDSPYLAPVPYRGKTNQPAYVEDVAYYISELKGINFNELAKATTDNFYSLFKLAAKG; this is encoded by the coding sequence GTGATTGTAGATTCTCATTGCCATTTAGATCGTCTTGATTTTGATAAACTAGATTTAAACCTTGACCAAGTACTTGATAAAGCACGTGCAAAGCAAGTTGAACACTTCTTATGCGTGAGTGTAACGCTTGACCAATTCCCAAGCATGCTTGATAAAATAAAACACTACGATGATGTTTCAGCTTCATGTGGTGTACACCCGCTTGATCAAAAAGACGCGCTTAACAAACAGCAATTAATCGATTTAGCTTCGCACCAAAAAGTGGTCGCTATTGGCGAAACGGGGCTTGATTATTACTACTCAAAAGATACGCATGCAGTTCAACAAGCAAGTTTTGTTGGCCACATAGAAGTAGCAAACGAATTACAAAAGCCTTTAATAATCCATACTCGCGATGCGCGAGAAGATACAATTAATTTAATGCGAGAACACAAAGCAGAAAATTGCGGTGGCGTACTGCATTGCTTTACAGAAGATTGGGATATGGCAAAAAAAGCAATTGATATGGGCTTTTATATTTCAATATCGGGTATTGTTACTTTTAAAAATGCAGTTGAACTGAAAGAAGTAGTAAAACAAATCCCACTTGATAGATTACTTATCGAAACCGATTCGCCGTATTTAGCGCCAGTCCCGTACCGAGGCAAAACAAATCAGCCAGCCTATGTTGAAGATGTAGCCTATTACATTAGCGAGCTTAAAGGCATTAACTTTAACGAGCTTGCTAAAGCAACTACCGATAACTTCTATTCTTTATTTAAATTAGCAGCTAAAGGCTAA
- a CDS encoding PilZ domain-containing protein → MQELLVDIDDLDELYSCYMPYLKKGGLFVRTNMRYEVGHSLALRVTLPDALEDDVVTGKVAWITPQGAQSSNPPGIGISFLDDKTNLNAKIEKLLGTMLNSGNPTYTM, encoded by the coding sequence ATGCAAGAGCTTTTAGTAGATATAGATGATTTAGATGAGTTGTATAGTTGTTACATGCCTTATTTAAAAAAAGGCGGCCTATTTGTACGTACTAACATGCGTTACGAAGTAGGGCATTCTTTGGCGCTTCGCGTCACTTTACCCGATGCCCTAGAGGACGATGTAGTAACGGGTAAGGTCGCGTGGATCACCCCGCAAGGTGCACAGAGCTCTAATCCACCAGGCATAGGCATTAGTTTCTTAGATGATAAAACAAACTTAAATGCTAAAATCGAAAAGCTATTAGGGACTATGTTAAACTCCGGTAATCCTACGTATACCATGTAG
- the tmk gene encoding dTMP kinase yields the protein MKPKFIVIEGLEGAGKSTAISLCQDFLNKQKIDFINVREPGGTPLAESLRTLVKAEHEEEIAFETELLIMYAARSQLMHNVINPALDKGQWVLADRHDLSSQAYQGGGRGISSNTLASLSSMVLKGLKPDLTIYLDIDPVIGLERAKGRGELDRIEQEAIEFFQRTRMRYVELANDDNTIKTVDANQSIDKVHRDITNVLHTFFEGLK from the coding sequence ATGAAACCAAAATTTATAGTAATAGAAGGCCTTGAAGGCGCAGGTAAATCCACAGCGATTTCGCTATGCCAAGACTTTTTAAACAAGCAAAAAATAGACTTTATCAATGTCCGCGAACCAGGTGGTACGCCTTTAGCTGAATCATTACGAACGCTTGTAAAAGCTGAACACGAAGAAGAAATCGCTTTTGAAACCGAGCTACTTATTATGTACGCGGCGCGCTCTCAGTTAATGCATAACGTAATTAATCCAGCGCTTGATAAAGGCCAATGGGTACTTGCAGATCGCCACGATTTATCGTCTCAGGCATATCAAGGTGGAGGGCGTGGTATTAGCTCTAATACATTGGCCTCACTTTCGTCTATGGTATTAAAAGGGTTAAAACCCGATTTAACTATTTATCTTGATATAGACCCAGTTATTGGCCTTGAGCGAGCAAAAGGCCGTGGCGAGCTTGATAGAATAGAGCAAGAAGCCATTGAATTTTTTCAGCGTACGCGTATGCGTTATGTTGAGCTTGCAAATGACGATAATACAATAAAAACAGTCGATGCAAACCAAAGTATTGATAAAGTACATCGCGATATAACTAACGTACTACACACGTTTTTTGAAGGCTTAAAATAA
- a CDS encoding alkaline phosphatase D family protein, with amino-acid sequence MITDTALLPILLMGPMVRRAEQTGVCIQFATSKPASCQINLLELESYSDQQTVALGQHLYLHFVIIKPVSTIFPLDSLLSYELIIDGSLVDLSPWCYSSQSAPAFVIPNKLTNILHGSCRNAHHPAKDSLVSASEWQNTRRENNNQGAQLLLLSGDQVYADDVAGPMLLVIHQLIEALGIYKEQTLALDLPDDINDQLYNRHLYLPKTPWQKRPKLGVGYWLKKDEPHFSSVKAYNHLIHFEEYIALYLLNFSALAWQCVNIKEASYLGESSKNQTIFNAEKTALIDYAKGLNEVERLFANVSTLMIFDDHDVTDDWNLTAGWEQAINQNPCSKRIINNGLISYWLFQGMGNDALIKTGELLTPFKQSKSANNVWQLQAFDKPLNNFNYWHYELTTIPKVVVLDTRTHRWRNESNFNEPSGLLDWERLTELEESLLSHDKVIIVSPAPVFGVKSIEAIQAAFNMCGQPLMVDVENWMAHEGSAKKLLDTFRRTDTPNETLILSGDVHYSFCFSVQKRFGDHPNRIWQLTASGIKNEFPRKLINVLDKLDSILYSPKSPLNFFTKRWHMEVDKHQTKGEGQKYLVSDSAISLITLEQGNLARYQLIHGDGHLTEFDLEEQ; translated from the coding sequence ATGATTACTGATACGGCGCTACTTCCTATTTTACTAATGGGGCCAATGGTGCGCCGTGCAGAGCAAACGGGTGTGTGTATTCAGTTTGCCACCTCTAAACCCGCTAGCTGCCAAATAAACCTCCTCGAACTCGAAAGCTATAGCGATCAACAAACGGTAGCCTTAGGTCAGCACTTATATTTACACTTTGTAATTATAAAACCGGTAAGTACTATATTCCCGCTTGATAGCTTATTAAGCTATGAACTTATTATAGATGGCAGCTTAGTTGATTTATCCCCTTGGTGTTATTCAAGCCAATCTGCGCCTGCGTTTGTAATACCTAATAAACTTACAAATATACTACATGGCTCGTGCCGTAATGCGCACCACCCAGCAAAAGATAGTTTGGTGTCTGCAAGCGAGTGGCAAAATACAAGGCGCGAAAATAATAACCAAGGCGCTCAACTTTTATTATTAAGCGGTGATCAGGTTTATGCTGATGACGTAGCGGGCCCTATGTTATTAGTTATTCACCAATTAATTGAAGCTTTGGGTATTTATAAAGAGCAAACCTTAGCGCTTGATCTGCCAGATGATATTAACGATCAGCTTTATAATCGCCATTTATATTTACCAAAAACACCTTGGCAAAAGCGTCCTAAACTAGGTGTTGGCTATTGGCTTAAAAAAGACGAGCCGCATTTCTCTAGTGTAAAAGCCTACAACCACCTAATTCACTTTGAAGAGTACATTGCTCTATATTTACTAAATTTTAGTGCATTAGCTTGGCAATGTGTAAATATTAAAGAAGCGAGTTACTTAGGTGAAAGTTCAAAAAATCAGACCATTTTTAATGCCGAAAAAACAGCGCTGATTGACTATGCGAAAGGTCTAAACGAAGTAGAGCGTTTATTTGCGAATGTATCTACTTTAATGATATTTGACGATCATGATGTAACCGACGATTGGAACCTTACTGCAGGGTGGGAGCAAGCTATAAATCAAAACCCGTGCAGTAAGCGAATTATTAATAATGGCTTAATTAGCTATTGGCTATTTCAAGGAATGGGGAATGACGCACTAATAAAAACAGGTGAGCTATTAACGCCTTTTAAGCAAAGTAAATCCGCTAATAATGTTTGGCAGCTACAAGCGTTTGATAAACCTTTAAACAATTTTAATTATTGGCATTACGAGTTAACAACAATACCTAAAGTTGTTGTGCTAGATACCCGCACACACCGATGGCGTAATGAGAGTAACTTTAATGAGCCTTCAGGGTTGCTCGACTGGGAAAGACTCACAGAGCTTGAAGAGAGCTTACTAAGCCATGATAAAGTGATTATCGTATCACCAGCCCCTGTTTTTGGTGTTAAATCAATAGAGGCAATACAAGCCGCGTTTAATATGTGCGGCCAACCGCTTATGGTTGATGTAGAAAACTGGATGGCTCACGAGGGCTCAGCTAAAAAACTACTCGATACCTTTAGACGAACCGATACCCCAAACGAAACTCTTATTTTATCGGGCGATGTGCATTATTCATTTTGCTTTTCAGTGCAAAAGCGTTTTGGTGACCATCCCAACAGAATATGGCAACTCACCGCTAGCGGTATCAAAAACGAATTCCCGCGTAAGCTAATTAACGTACTTGATAAGCTCGATTCAATATTATACAGCCCCAAAAGCCCGCTTAACTTTTTTACCAAACGCTGGCACATGGAAGTAGATAAACACCAAACCAAAGGTGAAGGCCAAAAGTACCTAGTAAGCGACTCCGCCATTAGCTTAATTACATTAGAGCAAGGAAATTTAGCCCGCTACCAACTAATCCACGGCGACGGCCATTTAACTGAGTTTGATTTAGAAGAGCAGTAG
- the galU gene encoding UTP--glucose-1-phosphate uridylyltransferase GalU, whose translation MKVLKAVLPVAGLGTRMLPATKAIPKEMLPLVDKPLIQYVVNEAVAAGIKEIVLVTHASKNSIENHFDTSFELEATLEARVKRSLLEEVRSIVPKDVTVISVRQSAPLGLGHAVLAARPIVGENPFAVMLPDVIIDKYQSDAKKDNLSQMIDRFDKTGHNQVMVEAVPHEQVHQYGVVDLAGKKIKAGESAAIKNMVEKPNNDEAPSNLAITGRYVVSTAIWDLLEYTPPGAGGEIQLTDALLQLRHLETLEAYHLKGKSHDCGSKLGYMLANVEYAMQSSHLGKEFTEQIRKLI comes from the coding sequence GTGAAAGTATTAAAAGCAGTATTGCCAGTCGCAGGCCTTGGAACACGCATGCTGCCCGCGACAAAAGCCATCCCTAAAGAAATGCTCCCTCTTGTAGACAAGCCGCTGATTCAATATGTAGTAAATGAAGCCGTAGCTGCAGGAATAAAAGAAATTGTACTTGTAACACATGCATCCAAAAACTCGATTGAAAACCATTTTGATACTAGCTTCGAGCTAGAGGCTACGCTTGAGGCACGAGTAAAACGTAGTCTTTTAGAAGAAGTGCGTTCTATAGTACCGAAAGATGTAACTGTGATTTCAGTAAGGCAGTCAGCTCCCTTAGGGCTTGGACATGCTGTATTAGCTGCTCGCCCTATAGTTGGCGAAAATCCATTTGCAGTTATGCTACCAGATGTAATTATCGACAAATACCAATCAGACGCTAAAAAAGACAACTTAAGTCAAATGATTGATCGCTTTGATAAAACAGGTCACAACCAAGTAATGGTCGAAGCTGTACCACATGAGCAAGTTCATCAATATGGTGTTGTAGACCTTGCGGGTAAAAAAATTAAAGCAGGCGAAAGTGCTGCTATTAAAAATATGGTTGAAAAACCAAATAATGATGAAGCACCAAGCAATTTAGCGATTACAGGGCGCTATGTTGTTTCAACTGCAATTTGGGATTTATTAGAATACACCCCACCCGGAGCTGGTGGAGAGATTCAGTTAACTGATGCATTACTGCAGCTTCGTCATTTAGAAACGCTAGAGGCATATCATTTAAAAGGCAAATCACATGATTGCGGATCTAAACTTGGTTATATGCTTGCAAATGTTGAATATGCTATGCAATCAAGTCACCTTGGTAAAGAATTTACAGAACAAATAAGAAAACTAATCTAA
- a CDS encoding DNA polymerase III subunit yields MALPWLHDTQVRLVQSFRANRFHHAQLFCGPVGVGKFALSDELANALLCQNINEEITSDNGLLKPCGHCKSCSLTLAGNHPDKRLTQVDGQSIGVDDIRGISDFMNHSAAQNGNKVAIIENCEKMTVAAANALLKTLEEPTNSRFLILTTSQPAQLPATILSRCAKSEVKVTNTALAEQWLQTLEIQHFSWLTLFYNQPLQIKKWQEQEQLNNIDTLYKFATDFKQSHNFNALVDIINKQPELVRIFTLFLSEQLKQQLLQGMSFDSYQNAQHALAEFLQNNIQVLGLNLPLAVSRLAYTLRNQ; encoded by the coding sequence ATGGCATTGCCATGGCTACATGATACTCAAGTTCGCTTAGTACAAAGCTTTCGTGCAAATCGATTTCATCATGCGCAATTATTTTGTGGGCCTGTAGGCGTGGGTAAATTCGCACTTAGTGATGAGCTTGCCAATGCACTTTTATGTCAAAATATTAATGAGGAAATAACGTCTGATAATGGTTTACTCAAGCCTTGCGGGCACTGTAAAAGCTGCTCACTAACGCTTGCGGGTAATCACCCTGATAAGCGGTTAACGCAAGTTGATGGGCAAAGTATTGGCGTAGATGATATACGCGGTATCAGTGATTTTATGAATCATTCAGCTGCGCAAAATGGTAACAAAGTCGCCATTATAGAAAACTGTGAAAAAATGACCGTTGCTGCGGCTAATGCATTATTAAAAACGCTTGAAGAACCAACCAATAGCCGCTTTTTAATCTTAACAACAAGTCAGCCTGCACAGCTTCCAGCCACTATTTTAAGCCGCTGCGCTAAAAGTGAGGTAAAAGTAACAAATACCGCACTTGCAGAGCAATGGCTACAAACGTTAGAAATCCAACATTTTAGTTGGCTCACTCTTTTTTATAACCAACCACTGCAAATAAAAAAGTGGCAAGAGCAAGAACAACTAAATAATATTGATACACTTTATAAGTTTGCAACTGACTTTAAACAAAGCCATAATTTCAATGCGTTAGTCGATATAATAAATAAGCAGCCAGAGCTAGTACGTATATTTACGTTGTTTTTAAGTGAGCAATTAAAGCAGCAGCTTTTACAGGGTATGAGCTTTGACTCTTACCAAAATGCACAGCATGCATTAGCTGAATTTTTACAAAATAATATTCAAGTACTGGGCCTTAATTTACCGCTTGCTGTATCGCGATTAGCATACACGTTACGCAATCAATAG